ATTACTTTCGCCAGAGTGCCAAAACCCGCCAATGGGCCGAGGCCGAAGACGTGCGCGTCAAGCTTGAGGAGGCGCTCATCAACGGCCTGCCGCCTTTCGGCACCGCGGTGGCGGCCGGTTCGGCGCCGCCAATTCCCACTCCGGCCGATCCTCCGCCGGCGTCCCGGACGGAAGTCCCTGAGCCACGCGTACCCAAACCGCGGCCAAGGGTTACGGTGGCGCAAGCAGTGGAAGCATACCTGGCCGATGCCGTCAGCCGCAGCGTCGAAACCTCGACCCTCAAGAAACTCGAAACCATCTTCCGCAAACAGTTTCTGGTCTGGACGCGCATCGAGGGGATCGAATATCTGGATGAACTGGAGCTGGACACTCTGCTGAACTTCCGCAACACCTGGGAAGACGGTCCCCTCGCCAAGCAGAAAAAGCAGAGCCGCGTGATTGGGTTCTTTTGGGCCTGCGTACGACGCCGCTACCTCACCGAGAATCCCGCCATCGGTCTCGGGAAGATCAAGGTCGTGCAGATCCCGACCGACTACTTCCCACCTGACGAATTCGAGCGGATCATCGCCGCAACCTACATCCGCCGGGGCGATCGCGGAGGCGGAGATGTAAAGGCGAATCAGACAAGGCTTCGCACCATGACCCTGCTGATGCGTTGGAGCGGGCTACGCATCCGCGATGCGGTGACTCTCGAACGGCATCGCCTAAATGGCGATAGTCTTCTGCTCTATCAGGCAAAGACCGGGACTCCTGTCTATGTGCCGCTCCCCCCGCAAGTAGTGGAAGCGCTCGAAGACATTCCACCCGGCCCCAAGCCGAATCCCCGCTACTTCTTCTGGAGCGGCAATGGAGATCCGAAAAGCGCTGTTGCCGATTGGCAACGGAGTTATCGCCGCCTATTCAAATCGGCGGATATCAGAACAGCCGACGGCGAAAGAAAGCGATGCCATCCCCACATGTTCCGCGACACTTTCGCCGTGGAGATGCTGCTCGCCGGCGTACCCATCGATCAGGTTTCGCTCTTGCTCGGCCACGCGTCGGTTAAGATCACGGAAAAGAGCTACGCGCCCTTCGTGAAGGCCAGGCAGATTCAGCTGCAGGCAAGTGTTCGCAACGCCTGGAACGTTGGTACACCAACCGGAAAGGGGCCAGAAAGCCCCCCTACCGTTTCCTCGCGTCCGGTGAATCGAACGGGCTGGCAGCTGATCCACTCCGACAGGAAGTCGAAAGCCACAGCATAAGGAATGCGAGTTCAGCGCTTCCATTCATTCAATAGACAATTTGACCGAATCCGGAGTCGGGGCTACAAGTGACTCTCGCGGGTTAAAAGCCGATCGCGGCGGTCCTGTTCCCGCCGGAATCGACCACGCATTTTTTGTATAGCCTGCGCAACATCTGAGGTGCGATATGGAACTTCAGCCACAACTGGAAAGTGCATCTCTGGCTCCTAGCCAGCAAACCGCGTTTGGTGTTCCCACTCTTGAAAGGCACTACACCGTGTCGGAATTGGCGAAGCTCTGGTTCTTCAGCGAAAACACCATACGGCGGCTTTTCAGCCAGGAACCGGGAGTGATCCGGCTCTCTCGCCAACGGACCAGAGCCAAGCGGGGTTACACCTCAATACGGATTCCTGAACGAATCGCGCAACGTGTACACCGCCGTTTGCAGGGAATCAATTGATTCCCTGCAAACGGCGTGCTCCAGAAATTGACAATTCGCCAAGTTCTCCGGCGGGCCTGATCGTTCGCGAATTTGACCGAGTTTTGATCTTAATTGATCCTCCAACTGCATTCGTGGAGGCATCTGCATGTTTAAGTCCAACGAGGATCTGACGAATCGGCTCAAGGCAACCGGCTATTTCATCGATCCGGTGATGGTCAAGGTCGTCTATTTGGCGGCGCGAATGCAGAAGCCGCTGCTGCTCGAAGGGCCCGCTGGAAGCGGCAAGACCCAGCTTGCCGTCTCGGTCGCCAAAGCAGCCGGGACGCATATCGAGCGGCTGCAGTGCTACCGGGGCGTGACTGAGGACCAGGCCATCGGGAAGTTCGACGAGGGGTTGCAGCGGCTCTATATGGAATTCGCGCGGGGCGAGCACGCCGACTGGCAGAGCGTGCAGGCGAGCCTCAAAGGGCGCGATTTCTTCCGGGCGGGTCCCCTGATGCGCGCGCTTGAATGCGAGCGGCCGTGCGTTCTCCTTATTGACGAATTGGACAAGGTGGACGAGGGTTTCGAGGCCATGTTGCTTGAGATTCTTTCTGCCTGGCAGTTGTCGATCCCCGAGTTCGGCACGGTTGAAGCCAAGAGCATTCCCTTTGTCGTACTGACCAGCAACGAGGAACGCCGGTTGGGCGATCCCATCCGCCGGCGCAGCCTCTACGTGCGCGTCGAGCATCCTACGCCAGCCCGCGAAGCGGAGATCATCGCCAGCCGAACGCCCGACGCGGACGAGAGATTCCATCAAGAAATGGCGGGCATTGCGCTTTCGTTCCGCAATTATTCCCTCGAAAAGCCGCCGTCGGTCTCGGAGATGATCGACTTCGCCAACGCACTTCGGTTGCTTGGCACAGATCACGTGACGGAAGACCTGCGCGACGTGCTGTTGCCGTTCCTGGCGAAGACGGAGAAGGACCGCCGTCACCTGCTCTTGCGCGAAGGGTTCAAGAGCCTGCTCGACGATGGCGCGCGGTTCGCCGCCAGGCTCACAGTTCCGGAGGCGACGGAATGACGAAGAGAATCCTGCCTCTCTTTCTTCTGTTCTTTGCCACGCTGCCTTGCGCTCGTGCGCAGCCGGACGCATCTCAGGCGGAACGATGCGTGCGCCTTTACGCGGCTCACTACCGAGTGCCGCCAGAGTTGATCGCCGCGTTGATCGATGTTGAATCGCGCTGGAATCCACTCGCCGTCTCGGACAAGGGCGCGATGGGGCTGATGCAACTGATGCCGGCGACGGCGCGGCGTTACGGAGCCAATCATCCATTCGACGTGGAAGAAAACATCGCGGCGGGGACACGTTACGTCACGGCGCTGATGTGGGAGTTTCATGGCGACATGAGGCTGGTATCGGCCGCCTACTACGCGGGCGATCGCTGGATTGCCGAA
Above is a genomic segment from Terriglobia bacterium containing:
- a CDS encoding MoxR family ATPase, with translation MFKSNEDLTNRLKATGYFIDPVMVKVVYLAARMQKPLLLEGPAGSGKTQLAVSVAKAAGTHIERLQCYRGVTEDQAIGKFDEGLQRLYMEFARGEHADWQSVQASLKGRDFFRAGPLMRALECERPCVLLIDELDKVDEGFEAMLLEILSAWQLSIPEFGTVEAKSIPFVVLTSNEERRLGDPIRRRSLYVRVEHPTPAREAEIIASRTPDADERFHQEMAGIALSFRNYSLEKPPSVSEMIDFANALRLLGTDHVTEDLRDVLLPFLAKTEKDRRHLLLREGFKSLLDDGARFAARLTVPEATE
- a CDS encoding lytic transglycosylase domain-containing protein — encoded protein: MTKRILPLFLLFFATLPCARAQPDASQAERCVRLYAAHYRVPPELIAALIDVESRWNPLAVSDKGAMGLMQLMPATARRYGANHPFDVEENIAAGTRYVTALMWEFHGDMRLVSAAYYAGDRWIAEKRLNYSNPDVVAYVEAVREKYTMRKRASTGVRRRKE
- a CDS encoding tyrosine-type recombinase/integrase, whose translation is MLLSVFTRHSTTCRFSRDRACRRCNCPKWVGGQVNGYYFRQSAKTRQWAEAEDVRVKLEEALINGLPPFGTAVAAGSAPPIPTPADPPPASRTEVPEPRVPKPRPRVTVAQAVEAYLADAVSRSVETSTLKKLETIFRKQFLVWTRIEGIEYLDELELDTLLNFRNTWEDGPLAKQKKQSRVIGFFWACVRRRYLTENPAIGLGKIKVVQIPTDYFPPDEFERIIAATYIRRGDRGGGDVKANQTRLRTMTLLMRWSGLRIRDAVTLERHRLNGDSLLLYQAKTGTPVYVPLPPQVVEALEDIPPGPKPNPRYFFWSGNGDPKSAVADWQRSYRRLFKSADIRTADGERKRCHPHMFRDTFAVEMLLAGVPIDQVSLLLGHASVKITEKSYAPFVKARQIQLQASVRNAWNVGTPTGKGPESPPTVSSRPVNRTGWQLIHSDRKSKATA